A part of Methanohalobium evestigatum Z-7303 genomic DNA contains:
- a CDS encoding DUF128 domain-containing protein: MTDALIERKLIEIMRIISESDKPVGARSIADELNNRGYGIGERAVRYHLRILDERGFTKKEGYSGRVITELGEKELRDALIGDRLSFVSTRIEELMYRMNFDPETEEGNVIVNISLVDNNDLEDALEIIKIVTANGITISPRIQIFDENSDSKIDVPEGKTAIATVCSITIDGILLNQGVPVEPAYGGTLNIKNNEPVNFQDLISYSGTSIDPIKIFMSRKTTSVLDVLDTGTGKILANMRTIPASASEKALDVINRINASEIGGVIRTGESGEYVFGAPVDFGMSGVPVYVGTNVICAVEEAGIDVATYPVSTVLEYSNMSKL; this comes from the coding sequence ATGACAGATGCACTGATTGAGAGGAAACTTATTGAAATAATGCGTATCATAAGTGAAAGTGATAAACCAGTAGGTGCAAGATCCATAGCTGATGAATTAAACAACAGAGGTTATGGAATAGGAGAGCGTGCAGTTCGCTATCATTTAAGGATACTGGACGAAAGGGGATTTACTAAAAAAGAAGGATATTCGGGACGTGTAATTACAGAACTGGGGGAAAAGGAACTCAGGGATGCTCTTATAGGTGACCGTTTAAGTTTTGTAAGTACAAGAATAGAAGAACTAATGTATAGGATGAATTTCGATCCTGAAACAGAAGAAGGCAATGTTATTGTAAATATTTCTCTGGTTGATAATAATGACCTTGAGGATGCACTGGAAATTATTAAAATTGTAACAGCAAATGGTATTACAATAAGTCCGAGAATACAGATATTTGATGAGAATTCTGATTCAAAAATCGATGTACCGGAGGGGAAAACAGCTATTGCGACTGTTTGTAGTATAACAATTGACGGTATTTTACTAAATCAGGGTGTTCCTGTTGAACCTGCATATGGCGGTACATTGAATATTAAAAACAATGAACCTGTTAATTTCCAAGACCTTATATCATACAGCGGAACTTCTATAGACCCGATTAAGATATTCATGAGCAGAAAAACAACATCTGTTCTGGATGTTCTGGATACAGGCACAGGAAAAATACTTGCCAATATGAGGACTATACCTGCATCAGCCTCTGAAAAAGCTCTTGATGTTATAAATAGGATTAATGCTTCAGAAATCGGGGGTGTCATAAGAACCGGTGAATCCGGTGAATATGTATTCGGAGCTCCAGTTGATTTTGGTATGTCTGGTGTGCCAGTTTATGTAGGAACCAATGTTATCTGTGCAGTTGAGGAAGCTGGAATAGATGTGGCTACGTATCCTGTTTCTACAGTACTTGAATACAGTAACATGTCAAAACTTTAA
- a CDS encoding TolB family protein encodes MRKKLKLTLLVIVLSLSIAFIQPVCAGNNTDSMNVSIKSDLDETLGNDTLDLVNESRLEVDGDPDMYVHWSPDGTRALLLTRLTVHAKNKPEATTRSEIKALYLMEADGFDIKRIAWGECTPYTRKVGNDKLIGLPSWSPDGDVFTYTSEELAKNGNILGEFLIVDADNLNTIEKGSFISNKIDFIKKWSPDGSYLLYRGYKKGEGPKCYLLDLTRNITRRFPITQYNPEDITWSPKGNKIAFLGEDKGNESAFVYNLDNGNLRNIFSTKNSSIHNPLWSPDGRKLAFSKIEDNNVKDVYVIDINVVNGRPYKLTTLHGGILVEWLDSEKLLYTEYSPEDNLYSISVNSRNKTLLYNSTNESGIDYSYSDHSFVDPTGEFVFVEEQTGLNYKTNGYINKFTLMDTDGSNKKDWKINPQGFEWCGDDLLLEVVTENDTNKLVMVNASTKSESNTSVNGSHIEKINWNPTGRYLFTRTYSQKRSKQVYHNQIMEISGYGKPMRIDVDNELTTNSSVKISVKAVSGSVGNATVYSNGENIGRTNSEGVLSHQFKNNGSYRLKAVKVGYINASHKVSIGGKSIVDKVGSRIDNSVSDKNETDNPGLYGKLLFIVVLVGLTFLAFYGYLKFKK; translated from the coding sequence ATGCGTAAAAAGTTGAAATTAACATTGTTGGTTATCGTGTTGAGTTTGTCAATAGCATTCATTCAGCCGGTTTGTGCAGGTAATAATACAGATTCGATGAATGTATCGATAAAATCTGACCTTGATGAGACATTGGGCAACGACACCCTTGACCTTGTAAACGAGAGTCGTCTTGAGGTGGATGGAGATCCAGACATGTATGTTCACTGGTCTCCTGACGGAACTCGTGCATTGTTACTTACCAGACTTACAGTGCATGCTAAAAATAAACCTGAAGCAACCACAAGAAGTGAAATAAAGGCATTATACCTGATGGAGGCTGACGGTTTTGATATAAAACGAATAGCATGGGGGGAATGTACACCCTATACACGTAAAGTGGGTAATGATAAATTAATAGGACTCCCATCATGGAGCCCTGATGGAGATGTATTTACCTATACATCAGAAGAACTTGCTAAGAATGGAAATATCTTAGGTGAATTTTTAATTGTTGATGCAGACAATTTGAATACGATTGAGAAGGGATCTTTTATATCTAATAAAATAGATTTTATAAAAAAATGGTCTCCTGATGGAAGTTATTTGTTATACAGAGGATACAAAAAAGGTGAAGGTCCAAAATGTTATCTATTAGATTTGACACGAAATATTACGCGAAGATTTCCCATTACACAATATAACCCCGAAGATATCACATGGTCACCTAAAGGAAATAAAATAGCTTTTTTAGGTGAAGATAAGGGAAACGAAAGTGCTTTTGTATATAACCTGGATAATGGAAACCTTAGAAACATATTTTCCACAAAAAACTCATCCATCCATAACCCACTATGGAGTCCTGATGGTAGAAAACTTGCTTTTAGTAAGATAGAAGATAACAATGTCAAAGACGTATACGTCATAGATATAAATGTAGTAAACGGCAGACCATATAAACTAACCACACTCCATGGCGGTATTTTGGTGGAGTGGTTGGATAGTGAGAAACTTTTATACACTGAATATTCTCCTGAAGATAACCTCTATTCTATATCTGTAAACAGTAGAAATAAAACACTATTGTATAACAGCACCAATGAAAGTGGTATAGATTACTCATATAGTGACCATAGTTTTGTCGATCCTACAGGTGAGTTTGTATTTGTAGAGGAACAGACAGGACTTAATTATAAGACGAATGGTTATATAAATAAATTCACACTGATGGATACTGACGGTTCAAATAAAAAAGACTGGAAAATAAATCCACAAGGTTTTGAATGGTGCGGTGATGATTTACTTCTTGAAGTTGTAACTGAAAACGATACCAACAAGCTCGTCATGGTTAATGCATCTACAAAATCAGAGAGCAATACATCTGTCAATGGCAGCCATATTGAAAAGATTAACTGGAACCCTACGGGTCGTTATCTGTTTACAAGGACTTACAGTCAAAAAAGGTCCAAACAAGTATATCATAACCAGATTATGGAAATTTCCGGTTATGGTAAACCCATGCGAATAGATGTTGATAATGAATTAACAACCAATAGTTCGGTTAAAATTTCAGTTAAAGCAGTTTCCGGTAGTGTTGGTAATGCTACAGTATATTCAAATGGAGAAAATATCGGAAGAACGAACTCAGAAGGAGTATTATCCCATCAGTTTAAAAATAACGGAAGCTACCGGTTAAAAGCCGTAAAAGTTGGATACATTAACGCCAGTCATAAGGTGTCAATAGGCGGCAAAAGTATAGTGGATAAGGTTGGAAGTAGGATTGATAATTCAGTGTCTGATAAAAATGAAACAGATAATCCCGGATTGTATGGTAAACTATTGTTTATAGTGGTACTTGTGGGATTGACCTTCTTAGCATTTTATGGCTACCTGAAGTTCAAAAAATAA
- a CDS encoding transposase — translation MLEDSNIYVLNTWNKRKKEKEKDQGKITTGSNKLDEESSAKSIESNEPEKQSVSGITLPKRLPDQIRKLRGLLIAKRGSIKRNHKVWTVKGDQNKEYQVKFDKMKGFSCNCPDSEHRITCCKHVYAVEAFEDGSELPPKDELSSKLRELEEQHEEASKFTQNWSAYNTYQCTEKEALYKILDEICEFLPEYQQGNGRPKTPPKDSTFCSVAKVYSMLSGRRFDTDVRYLHEKGYIQSHVHYNTILNCMKSSELESWLQYLIDITGLPFVNVENIFAVDSSGFSTSVTDTWYEHKYQVKKDERIWMKCHIMAGLDSKIITAAKVTQHRVNDNIPFSDLIYRTAERFNIEEISADKAYSSKSNIELIRKLGAEPFIPFKNNLTGKSRGVSEWAEEYRKFVNNKAEFSKHFGNRNKVESVFNMMKSKFGVQLKSRDEQALINEVLCKVLCHNICVLIHEVNENNVELQPMYQYGIMDNKEGGVCASD, via the coding sequence ATGTTAGAAGATTCGAATATTTACGTATTAAACACATGGAATAAAAGAAAAAAAGAAAAAGAAAAGGATCAGGGAAAGATAACAACTGGTTCAAATAAACTCGATGAAGAAAGTTCAGCAAAATCAATCGAAAGTAATGAACCAGAAAAGCAAAGTGTATCGGGTATAACTCTACCAAAGAGACTACCAGATCAAATAAGGAAACTACGTGGTTTGTTGATTGCAAAAAGGGGGAGTATTAAGCGAAACCACAAGGTTTGGACAGTTAAAGGTGACCAGAATAAGGAGTATCAAGTCAAGTTTGATAAAATGAAAGGTTTCAGTTGTAACTGTCCTGATTCTGAACACCGAATAACATGTTGTAAACATGTATACGCAGTAGAAGCTTTCGAAGATGGTTCTGAACTTCCACCTAAAGATGAACTGTCTAGTAAACTCAGAGAACTTGAAGAGCAGCATGAAGAGGCTTCAAAATTTACTCAGAATTGGTCTGCATATAACACATACCAATGCACAGAAAAAGAAGCGCTGTACAAAATCCTTGATGAAATATGTGAATTTCTTCCAGAATATCAACAAGGAAATGGAAGGCCAAAAACACCGCCAAAAGATTCTACCTTTTGTTCGGTGGCAAAAGTATATAGTATGCTGTCTGGAAGGCGGTTTGACACAGATGTAAGATACCTTCATGAAAAAGGATACATCCAATCACACGTCCATTATAATACAATATTAAATTGTATGAAAAGTAGTGAACTGGAGAGTTGGCTTCAGTACTTAATCGACATTACTGGCCTTCCTTTCGTCAATGTAGAAAACATATTTGCAGTCGATTCTAGCGGTTTTTCTACATCAGTCACAGATACCTGGTATGAACATAAATATCAGGTAAAAAAGGATGAAAGAATATGGATGAAATGTCACATAATGGCAGGTTTGGATTCAAAAATCATAACTGCCGCTAAAGTGACTCAACACAGAGTAAATGATAATATACCATTCAGTGATTTGATATATAGAACAGCAGAGCGTTTCAATATTGAAGAGATTTCAGCTGACAAAGCCTATAGTTCTAAATCAAACATAGAACTGATACGCAAATTGGGTGCCGAACCATTCATCCCATTCAAAAATAATCTTACAGGGAAATCAAGAGGCGTATCTGAATGGGCTGAAGAATATCGGAAATTCGTTAATAACAAAGCTGAATTCTCTAAGCATTTCGGGAACCGTAACAAGGTAGAATCCGTTTTTAATATGATGAAATCGAAATTTGGTGTTCAACTAAAAAGTAGAGATGAGCAAGCATTGATAAACGAAGTGCTTTGTAAAGTTCTCTGTCACAACATCTGTGTACTGATACATGAAGTTAATGAAAACAATGTCGAACTCCAACCAATGTATCAGTATGGAATTATGGACAATAAAGAAGGAGGTGTTTGTGCAAGTGATTAA
- a CDS encoding glutamate synthase-related protein produces MGNLRQPNANEATRTFNRSKSVAPMSGICTRCVDGCRGNCEIFKSSFRGREVLYPGPFGEITAGADKDYPVDYSHLNIQGYAVGAHGLPEGMEASPETARFPNVDTETEYGWNKKVRMSVPMFTGALGSTDIARKNWEHFAVGAAISGITLVCGENVCGVDPELKFDGEGKVKESPEMDRRIEAYNRYHEGYGEMLVQLNVEDTNLGVAEYLASKHNMETIEIKWGQGAKCIGGEIKVKTLDRALELKRRGYIVTPDPELSSVQEAYKVGAIREFERHSRLGFVDKEEFLEQIDYLHSIGFDRVTLKTGAYSMTEAAMAMKYGSEAKVDLLTYDGAPGGTGMSPWPMMEEWGIPAFYLQSLVNDFADKLNNKGEKVPDLAMAGGFSSEDGIYKALAMGSPYFKAVCMGRALMIPGMVGKNIGNWLEEENLPKTVAEYGHRIDEIFPHYEELEERYGENEMQNMPLGALGIYSYAQKTKVGLQQLMAGSRKFNISKLDRKDLMALTEESAKVSGIDYVMDAYRDVAEQILEE; encoded by the coding sequence ATGGGAAATCTAAGACAACCAAATGCAAATGAAGCAACAAGAACATTCAACCGTTCTAAAAGTGTAGCACCGATGTCTGGTATATGCACTCGCTGTGTAGACGGATGCCGTGGAAACTGTGAAATTTTTAAATCATCATTTAGAGGGCGAGAAGTACTTTATCCAGGTCCTTTTGGAGAAATAACTGCTGGTGCAGACAAAGATTATCCTGTAGATTATTCACATCTTAACATACAGGGATATGCAGTCGGTGCCCATGGGCTTCCTGAAGGAATGGAAGCAAGCCCTGAAACAGCAAGATTCCCAAATGTTGATACTGAAACTGAATATGGATGGAACAAAAAAGTAAGAATGTCAGTACCGATGTTTACCGGTGCACTTGGTTCCACTGATATAGCAAGAAAGAACTGGGAACACTTTGCTGTAGGTGCTGCAATCTCCGGTATTACCCTCGTATGTGGAGAAAACGTCTGCGGTGTAGACCCTGAACTCAAATTCGATGGTGAAGGAAAAGTCAAAGAATCACCAGAAATGGACCGCAGAATCGAAGCCTATAATAGGTATCATGAAGGCTATGGAGAAATGCTTGTCCAGCTTAACGTGGAAGATACAAACCTTGGTGTTGCAGAATATCTTGCAAGTAAACACAACATGGAAACCATTGAGATAAAATGGGGACAGGGTGCCAAATGTATCGGTGGAGAAATTAAAGTCAAAACACTTGATCGTGCACTTGAACTGAAAAGACGTGGATACATTGTAACACCTGACCCTGAACTGTCATCGGTACAGGAAGCTTATAAAGTCGGTGCAATAAGAGAATTCGAGAGACACTCAAGACTTGGTTTTGTAGATAAAGAAGAATTCCTCGAACAAATAGATTATCTGCATTCCATCGGATTTGACCGTGTAACTCTAAAAACCGGTGCATATTCAATGACCGAAGCCGCAATGGCTATGAAATACGGATCTGAAGCAAAAGTCGACCTTCTTACCTATGATGGTGCACCCGGTGGTACAGGAATGAGTCCATGGCCAATGATGGAAGAATGGGGAATTCCAGCATTCTATTTACAGTCCCTTGTTAATGATTTTGCAGACAAATTGAATAACAAAGGTGAAAAAGTTCCTGACCTTGCAATGGCTGGTGGGTTCTCCAGTGAAGACGGTATCTATAAAGCTCTTGCTATGGGTTCACCATACTTCAAAGCAGTATGCATGGGCCGTGCACTAATGATACCAGGCATGGTAGGCAAGAATATCGGAAACTGGCTTGAAGAAGAAAACCTGCCAAAGACTGTAGCAGAGTACGGTCACAGGATAGATGAAATATTCCCCCACTATGAAGAACTTGAAGAACGCTATGGCGAGAATGAAATGCAGAACATGCCACTTGGTGCACTTGGTATTTATTCCTATGCACAAAAGACCAAAGTCGGTCTGCAACAACTGATGGCAGGTTCAAGAAAATTCAACATCTCAAAACTCGACCGCAAGGACCTCATGGCACTCACCGAAGAATCCGCAAAGGTCTCAGGCATAGATTATGTAATGGACGCATATAGGGATGTTGCAGAACAGATACTGGAAGAATAA
- a CDS encoding MM0924 family protein, whose product MEEAFITKYYIGKKVSLDAEGKTYHGTVAECNDGVLSLKWDVEDEYTHIEVEKITAIWKRM is encoded by the coding sequence TTGGAAGAAGCATTTATAACTAAATATTATATAGGAAAAAAAGTATCACTTGATGCTGAAGGTAAAACATATCATGGCACAGTTGCTGAATGTAATGATGGCGTACTAAGCCTGAAGTGGGATGTTGAAGACGAATACACCCATATAGAAGTTGAAAAAATAACCGCTATCTGGAAAAGAATGTAA
- a CDS encoding DUF1284 domain-containing protein, translating to MFPIKLRAHHLLCIQGFQGYGYSQDFIKNMKYIINCLNSHGSLIDIITDCDVICSFCPYNKNGICKLNSASDLKKMDELVIDKLGLEEHMVISPEYAFSLVNKKLQKTLDADEVCGGCIWKEKCLWYLSRDIE from the coding sequence ATGTTTCCGATAAAACTTCGAGCACATCATCTGCTTTGTATTCAAGGCTTTCAAGGATATGGATACAGCCAAGATTTTATAAAGAACATGAAATATATTATAAACTGTTTGAATTCCCACGGTTCCTTGATAGATATAATAACAGATTGTGATGTTATTTGTTCTTTCTGCCCTTACAACAAAAACGGAATATGTAAATTGAATTCTGCATCAGATTTAAAAAAAATGGATGAACTGGTAATCGATAAACTTGGTTTGGAAGAACATATGGTGATATCACCAGAATATGCGTTTTCACTTGTAAACAAAAAACTGCAAAAAACTCTCGATGCAGATGAAGTGTGTGGTGGATGTATCTGGAAAGAGAAATGTCTCTGGTACCTTTCAAGAGACATAGAATAA
- a CDS encoding winged helix-turn-helix transcriptional regulator, translating into MQKVILIFIFILIFTNPAFAEDGGYEVTPHDENIEGQEGVDTSGADKTITFWDLPLWIQIAHISGIIITFLSGVKLLPFILSIIKDLFSNKNRRRIYNYIVNNPGCSIADISSNLAISRGTVRYHVRLLETMEKIRLIKSDKYTLAIQNSDTFNDIEKTIIPHLKNETSKQLLKSIKEQPGITNQELLHKHSLNKGTINWHIKKFHNDDIITFESSGKYKKYFLNPYIEQAVPDDLIRSL; encoded by the coding sequence ATGCAAAAAGTAATACTAATTTTCATTTTTATTCTTATATTCACCAATCCAGCATTTGCAGAAGATGGGGGCTATGAAGTAACACCTCATGATGAAAACATCGAAGGTCAAGAAGGTGTGGATACGAGTGGTGCAGACAAAACTATTACGTTTTGGGATTTACCTTTATGGATCCAAATTGCCCACATTTCAGGGATTATAATTACTTTTTTGAGCGGAGTTAAACTGCTGCCGTTTATACTAAGTATAATAAAAGACCTGTTCAGCAACAAAAACCGTAGAAGAATCTACAACTATATAGTTAATAACCCTGGTTGTAGTATAGCTGACATATCAAGTAATCTGGCTATAAGCAGGGGTACCGTGAGATATCATGTTAGACTGCTCGAAACCATGGAAAAAATCAGGTTGATAAAATCAGACAAATACACACTGGCTATCCAAAATTCAGATACATTCAATGATATCGAAAAAACGATTATCCCACATCTTAAGAATGAAACAAGTAAACAGCTGTTGAAATCGATAAAAGAACAACCCGGTATAACAAATCAGGAACTTTTACATAAACATTCATTGAACAAAGGAACCATAAATTGGCATATTAAGAAATTCCACAATGATGATATAATTACTTTTGAAAGTAGTGGGAAGTACAAAAAATATTTTTTGAATCCATATATTGAGCAGGCTGTTCCTGATGATCTTATCAGATCATTATAA